The following DNA comes from Ascaphus truei isolate aAscTru1 chromosome 1, aAscTru1.hap1, whole genome shotgun sequence.
atatatttggtatttTAACCAAAAAAAGGGGGAGTGAGACTAAATCTACACATTTACTGCTCTCTAGCACAAACATGTGCTAGAGAGCAGTAAATGTgtagatttagggcctcatgcagtaagcgacgattatgtgaaatcggcaagcttatcgattagtcatgttattggcgtttttccctctccgtatgcagtaagtgccgaatacattcaaaatcaaccagaaaacaaatccgcccactctcacgatgatgagccgatcacacacaggtgtatcggcgtgcgtggcggggtgctgttaggttgcacaatcacaaatcttgctgaatcaggcgaaacaagcatgtttttgattgcgcgccatatttaaaggcaacgtgtactgctaatcattctctgtgttgttgggagtgagagagagagagagacgcacagagctggacgattgaagatttgcatattgactgagagacttgttgtgtattgggtgagctttgtcctttgttgttttgtttacatctttgtcttgttttatatgtggaagtgggtcgtgtgattgcctgtacatttattgtctgttttttgtgagtgctggaagtatgcccgcaaagcgtgggaagagtgatgctggtgggagtgggagtgctactcgtgggagtacgcgtcggagtgaacgtactgttcaggggagtgatgttgctggtgcaccgagtggtgttgctgggagtgggagtgctgttgctgggagtgggagtgctgttgctgggagtgggagtgctgttgctgggagtgggagtgctgttgctgggagtgggagtgctgttgctgggagtgggagtgctgttgctgggagtgggagtgctgttgctgggagtgggagtgctggtgctaggagtgtgagtgctggtgctaggagtgtgagtgctggtgctaggagtgtgagtgctggtgctaggagtgggagtgctggtgctgggagtgctgctggtggcgcagttgctgatggggtggatggtggtggcgtgcttgctggtggccagcttttggaggctcttccattggaagaaggagagtccagtcagcaccagccaagctctgaccctaaacctgctcggaaaaaacgtgtggagaagccacgtaatcctcgcttcaatgaccaggaaaatagggctcttgtcactggcattctggagcactatgacagtatatatggacatttagtaggtaagtgtaactttacatttattattcaaatacatgtgatcctaggtcatctgagttttgttcatatgcaaatatgggtacacaatatctttctatgttcattagtgtggaaacacagctttttatcatgccttacaaggacaaataaacacaggcggtcaatttgccagaactgcatacaatatgaatgcaaccttgcttacatgtataggtttagtagtgaatgctcatgtgctgcacatattacacataaaacagcatgtttgctatctcttggaacagctagcagtgtaggaaactggtgcttatattattattcatttacctcatatcttttatatgtttttcaagggcggacaagtgcagcaagcaaaaaagaaatgtgggacacaatagtcattggtgtcaatgcctgtgggaatagtgtcagggacaagtatcattgtcggaaaagatttgatgatattaggtccaaattgaaaaagaaaatacaagaccaacgcgtgcatgctactggcactggaggtgggcccacaccacaacgtctcatattgactccattggaggagctgcttcggccaaaattacttaccgtcgtcgtggaaggcttggctggtgaccgtgacattggaatttatccgtcacaatttccagcaggtgataaatattactgtactaggcgtgtcgttgcttacagttattttgcatagttacactgctttttatactgtcttcacaatataagcatacctgcatctatatatgtatatgtctgattctgtatatatatatctcaaaatagacatatatgtagtagtcctactaaaagcagtaactaatatagcacgtgccattgcgtgctcatttacatgtgaattcccaaaatgcatagctgcagtggaagcaattgatggtgggcgaagatggggaacaacagggtagtacacatgtgtaacacatgttaatcagaaattattactagctacaggtacagaacagaaatatgtatcatattattgtgtattttattgattttactccgacaaacatgacattactgcctattttaagcatgcatcaaagaaattgcatgtaacggcctacaaacatcactggcactaacacatctatagttgcttatgaaaaggtccatttttgctttatgtcatatacagacagcataatgaggcacacgtatcatatgttatgtcattgttttcataacttaaacactgcagatgactacttagctcatctaccattgtgttaaagcagctgcaattaatatctcatcacagcatacacttcaacagagggggtggggttcagcacacacactaattacagcctcatttcacggtcaacttagttcacaccatttgcacctgtttcaagtcattgaaaggtgtggctgattaggctttttggggaagggaatacctttcttacaacctgaatagcacaactgaagttaatcacactcatttgaaagcttaactctagctactaaatgccccaacaactcattacttatcaaagcgtacgtcacacattagttcactcatatctatagttgaactactatgaaagacacattatcacacactgcatgtgttgtcttgttgagtcacagccacattcaggtgtgccacatcttcgattaatgtaccacacatatcctctaccaaaaacaacactttttgcaatatgaccaccttcatgataaccattgtgaatggtcatctcatgatagttatgtacattatgatactgatatcactacacaacatatgatttttatgtactcatttaatctatttatcctcacgcattactgcagaaacatagtatgttgtatgttagggaactcaaaaattctaagtacacaggcatgtacagtgttattacaactatttatgttcactttcacacacattttcggttaaggaactgatgttgttagttaatcataaatacagaacatacaataagtgtttgttcaatatttacacatgtaaatgtaaaacttatgttattgttatatatagttgcccctggaggacatgtgtcacctgagatggaacaagtgtcttcacctgggtcagccagctcaacactactagaaggtgagtgtatcatttgctggccatataatatgtgctcttctatatgttatgttgtcatgtgcattatttgttttgcacatcttctttaaataggattacttagtgtcagtgaaaattaagtgtaaggcaacatgtattgtgttagtgatgttaattatcatgtaggacttctgagtttagagcaacttttcattcattcatatttcatactgagtccaaacattattcgtaagtcaaggtagtttttaatgaggttataaaacgtatgctaacatgttaggtgttacttaggacacagtacaattacatagtaacacagcatacattaacatgccatttaataatgtgtacatttctttttagaacatcatggtgatgaggatgatgagtatgatgaggatgacgccacagaagagactgaaatacaatcatgtgaccatgaagaggtgccaatagaaactgttgtaccgccaaatcgtccatcaacttccacatacgatgcaattgtagcttcagagggaaaaatagtggacgcagaaaatcgtcgccattcagacatgatgacagtgctggaaaggatgattggactgcaggaagaaacagtatcacaattggcacatctccacagagtcttcattgaagtgcctaaacagttgcaaaaaatcaacacctcattcgaagcattagttgttcagcaaacacaagctaattactggagaatgactaatgtaccacaattcaacacctcccagccaggatctgttcatgcaggtcagttttcaccacattcatctgatattcattctccaggcccaaatgttaccggtcaagtagcagacattgctgtgcaggttcctgatgacatcctaccgctgccatctgtacaaattcagcagcagacacctacaaaggaggcgacaaaaacaaaacaagacacacatgaaacagaccaaccatcacttgtgcagtgtctaccaacttgctcacatgtgtcactgggcacaagccctgtccgtgaacagtcactacccaaaagccctgtaggtgagtcgctgcccaaaagccctgtaggtgaatcgctgcccaaaagccctgtaggtgagtcgctgcccaaaagccctgtaggtgaatcgctgcccaaaagccctgtaggtgaatcgctgcccaaaagccctgtaggtgaatcactgcccaaaagccctgtaggtgagtcactggccacaagccctgtaggtgagtcactggccacaagccccgtaggtgaacagtcactggccacaagccctgcccgtgaagtgccagaggccactcaaagtggctctgttgtgcctaaagttggtggcaaaagaaaaaggaaaattcaagagacaacaagcaggcctgttactcgctcgcaaaaggaacaaaaaaaataaatgttataattcagaaaatatgtctttggccttgttttgttgacttcagattatctaattactattgtatgtatgctgaagactgtgttgtttccaaactttcaactatgttcttgtacacgtgaagttttggaaatgttaacactcataattaattgtgttataaatatttatgttgtaatcgtctgttcagtaatggtccaccaggagccagttgctaagtttagagaagctgccattgactttgcagcaaaacattgcatttgggtgtgttaattgatgtaagaattgcatatgcatattagtcacatgcaattattaaaacacctaagtaagtgcaaacatctttcttgtacgtgtacagcaggattatgtgtaaattattacttacctttgccttgcttggccattgtaattttgtcctttaatcagttgtgtgttcgtttctataacatctcagaatgtataataatatatatacacacacacacactgagtgagtgtgagtgtgagtgtgagtgtgtgtatatatatatatgtatatgtgtatatatatatgtatatgtgtatatatatatgtatatatgtgtatatatatatatgtatatatatatgtatatatgtgtatatatatatgtatatatgtgtatatatatatgtatatatgtgtatatatatatgtatatatgtgtatatatatgtatatatatatatatatatatatatatatatatatatatatatatatatatatagtactatataaactggtatacacaaactaatacacttcatgcttccttgtgaaaacactattttaataatacaggcctaatgtttgagaaatatcctaagtatgagactctaacagtattgtgcttaaacaaatgtttattacttaattcaatcatgtttctcaccatttaaataggtttcatacaaggtatacttaatgccatcaatgttgtgtgtactcctgcaatataaaaaaaaataaaatattatatataaatatatatatatttttataagagatatatttatatatatatatatatatatatatatatatatatatatatatatatatatatatatacacacgtatttaaactcatgcagacagggagttaaccagactttcacatacacacagaaatgtaagcggggaaaaaacatttctttttgcaggtgtgtttttactgatatgcctggctaagaaatattttcacacactggtctttgttagttttcaaaaaaacactatgtgaacgcattcacagtctagggatgtttttcacaaacgagataaaagaaggagaaatgtttctcccacagtcccatatcacgaaccacaactgttaacccaattagacaaacaaatccaattggcgtttgaaataaggagtcaaagtagttac
Coding sequences within:
- the LOC142486958 gene encoding uncharacterized protein LOC142486958; amino-acid sequence: MLLLYIVAPGGHVSPEMEQVSSPGSASSTLLEEHHGDEDDEYDEDDATEETEIQSCDHEEVPIETVVPPNRPSTSTYDAIVASEGKIVDAENRRHSDMMTVLERMIGLQEETVSQLAHLHRVFIEVPKQLQKINTSFEALVVQQTQANYWRMTNVPQFNTSQPGSVHAGQFSPHSSDIHSPGPNVTGQVADIAVQVPDDILPLPSVQIQQQTPTKEATKTKQDTHETDQPSLVQCLPTCSHVSLGTSPVREQSLPKSPVGESLPKSPVGESLPKSPVGESLPKSPVGESLPKSPVGESLPKSPVGESLPKSPVGESLATSPVGESLATSPVGEQSLATSPAREVPEATQSGSVVPKVGGKRKRKIQETTSRPVTRSQKEQKK